Sequence from the Bremerella volcania genome:
TAACAATGTTGAAATCGTAATCGACGCATCCAACAACCTGGGGGACGCCGCCACCGCGAGCTACTCGGACAACGGAACAACGCGTCGACTGACGATTCAGATCGACGACGACAACGAAACTACCGTTCAATCGATTATCAACGCCATTGCGGCAGAAGGAACGTTTTCCGTTACCAGCGACAATGGTAACGGCGAATCGTTCAATCTGGCCGCATCGGTGAATGTGGCAAGCGCCGGCACGATCGGAAATACTGGCAACACAGGGGGTGACACTGACGCGTATTACGTTCAGGTCGCCTCAGGCACAACGACTGCAGACGACCTAATCCGGGCGTTGAACAACAGTGCTACGTTCTCGGCAGACTTTACCGCCAGCATTGACCCCAAAGATACAACTGCTGAATTCCTGACCGCCAGCGGCACGGTCAGTACTTCGGTCATTGGTGAAACATCAGGTGGCTCGGGAACCACGTTCGACAGTGAGTCTGGTATCCAAATCCAAAATGGATCGGTCATCACGACACTCGATTTCAGCGAAGTAGAAACCGTAGAAGATCTGCTAAACGTCTTCAATGGCAGCGGTGCAGGCCTTGTCGCCGACATTAACGCCAATGGGAACGGAATCAATGTCCGCTCAAGTGTAAGCGGAGGAGATTTCTCGATTGGCGAAAATGGTGGGCAAACCGCAACGCAGTTAGGCCTACGCAGTTTCACGACAGAAACGCGACTCTCCGAGTTGAATTTCGGTCGGGGAGTCACCGGCACCGACGGAACGGACTTAACGATTACCCGCAACGATGGCGTCGAATTGGAGCTCGATCTTTCGACCGCTAAAACCATCGGTGACGTGCTGAATTTGATCAACAATCATCCGAACAATCTGGATGGCAACAACGCAGTGGTCGCACGCCTCTCGGAGTTCGGCAATGGTATCGAATTGATCGACGACAACCCACCTGGGTTTGGTCGTCTCATGGTATCGCAAGGTGTTCTTAGCCACGCCGGCGTTGATCTCGGCTTGATCCCGCCTGGGCAAACCGAGGCCACCGTATCGGATTCACCGGACGCTTCGCCTGCCACGGCAATCGTTCAATTTGCAGAGCCAGACAACGTCAACAATGCCATTAAACTTACGGCCCAGAACCCGGGCATCAGCTACAACGATATTCAAATCGAGTTCGTCAACAATGCCGCCAGTGGCAACCAGGCCCTGGTCTCGTTTGACCAGGCGACGCAAAAACTGACGATCGACGTCGATCCGGCGCTGACTTCCGCGAATACTGTCATTGCCGCAATCCAAGCCGAGGGAACGTTTTCCGCGGAACTTTACGCGGCGGAAGATGCCACGAATGCAGGTACGGGGCTGATCACACAAACTGGCGTCCTTGCAACGACCAATGGTGGAACACCGGTAGCAGATTCGGCGGCAGCGACAGCCGATATCTCGTTTGCTTCGCCGAATCACCTCAATACTGCGTTCTCCCTGGTCGCAAAATACCCGGGTACACGCATGAACGACGTACAGATCGTCTTCGAAGACTCTCTGTCTGGCGGTGTCCCCAGCGCAGTTTTCAATTCAGCAACTAAGACGCTGACCATTCAAATTGAAGCGGGCGTGACGACGACTAACCAAGTCATTGCGGCGATTGACCAGCAGGGGGATTTCGATGCCAAGCTGAGCTTCGCCAATGATCCGACCAATTCTGGCAGTGGGATTATCAACGCAACAGGAACGGTCGGAACCACAGCCGGCGGCAGCCCGGAAGTGCTTCAAGGTCGCAATGTCAACCCACAAGAAACCAAAGGTATTTTCAACTCACTCCTGCGGCTGAAAGACGCGATTGCTTCCAAGAATGTCCAAGAGGTCTCTCGGATCGCAGGGCTGCTGGAAGAAGATATTGAGCGCCTGAGCTTTACGCGTGGGGCACTGGGTGCCCGAGACCAGCATGTGGATGTGCTGAAAGCTCGTGGTGAGGACGAGATCCTGGAATTGAAGACGAATCTATCGTTGGAAATTGACGTCGACATTGTGCAGGCGATTTCGGAAATGACCGCCAAACAGGCGTCTTTTCAAGCCTCGTTACAGATGACAGGCCAACTCTACCAATTAACCTTGTTGGACTTTATCTAGTCCGACTTTGACGATTTTATGGATTCCACCGGCCAATCGGTCGATAGAGAGAATAGGGCGTTATCTTTGCGTCCACTACTATTTCGCCGACAAGATTGCGTAAGGATGCCAGGGGCCATGGAATTCAAAACCACTCGCTTCGGCCAGCTCGATATCCGCCAAGATGAAATCATCACCTTCCCAAACGGAATGATCGGGTTCGACAATCATACGAAGTGGGCCATTCTGGCGGATGAGTCGAACGAGTCCGTTGGCTGGCTGCAGTCGCTGGAAGACCCAGGGCTCGCTTTCGCGGTCGTTAGTCCACGGCGATTCATTCCGAGTTACAAAGTGCGAATCAGCCCAGAACAAGCCAGTTCGCTGCAAATCGGCGCCGGCATGGAGACCTTTGTACTGGTAGTCGTAAGTCGGGAAGACAGTTTGGTTACCGTCAATCTACGAGCCCCTCTGCTGGTAAATCTGTCGCTTCAGGTTGGCCGTCAGGTGATTACGACCGACGAACAACCCCTGCGGCATGTCATTGCGACTGAAACAATCCCTCTGCGTCGCAGCGCTTGAACATCCGGACTTGCCGTCAGAACAGTATTCGCGGATTGAAAAGTGAATCCGCATCTCTAGGTGTCCGATACTCAACACGTCGAGTCATAGCAATGCACTGCTATCATTGCTGGCGAGCGACTGCATTATGGCAGTCATTCGGGGCTGGACGGAATCTTACAAGCACCAAATGCCCAATACCCTGATTGAAATAAAAGTAGGAAGGAGCCAGAGATGCTGGTACTCTCGAGGCACCGTGACGAAAGCATCATGATCGGCGACAACATTGTCATCACGATTGTGGATATTCGTGGGGACAAAGTTCGCCTGGGCATCGCTGCCCCTCAAGACATTCCTGTGCACCGCCAGGAAGTTTACGAGGCGATCAAGCGCGAAAACATGCAGGCCTCCGGCATGCAGCCAGAAGACACGGCCATGATGAAAAAGGGCCGCAAATAATTGCGGCTGTGATATGGAGGTCGTCTATCCATCAGCCAGGCGACCTCCTCATCCCTCTTCCTTAGCGTCAATCCGCACAGTGAATCTCACTTTGCGCTGCATGAATTTACGGCAGTCCGCACAGCGGTACCTCGCCCAAATTCCCTCTCCCAGCGGATTTTTAGCGAAATATCTCCCACCGAGAACTGCATCCGGTACGTTAGGTCCTCCTATCGATCACAAATACGTGATGCGTGCTATCACAGCGGGAAAACAGGGCATCTTGACACATATGAATATGCCTTTGCCAATCAATTCTCGCCTACAAACGAAAACCTTGGTGGTGCGGTCGTAACGTCTAGTCCGACGATGCGGAATGAACAAGGGAAACAACTTCCGTCAAGTCAGACGTCAACGAAAAAGAATGTCTTTATCTCAAGCTAGTGTCAAAGTGTGACGATCTTCCCATTTAGACGTTTCAGAATCCTCGCGGAAGCTGCGCCGACCACGTAGCTAGCTCGGACAAGAGGCGTTAAGCGGGGGCAGGCCCAAACTGGCTACGACGTTCGTAGAAAGAAACCGTGGCCAAAACTCGAGATTGACAATCGTTCGTTCCCAATATTTCGGGGCTGCGTTTTGCAGCCGCACCAGCTGAGTCACGACTCCCCGTCTCGGTTGGAACCAAACGTAGTCCTCAACTAGGAGGGGTGTCTCAAAATGACCCGAATCAATACTAACGTCAGCTCACTCATCGCTCAGAACACGTTATCGCGTTCGAACAACGACTTGCAAACCGCTCTGGGTCGTTTGAGCACCGGTCTCCGGATCAACCGAGGTAAAGACGATCCAGCTGGTTTGATCGCCAGTGAAGGTCTTCGCAGCGATATCATCAGCGTGGAGAAGGCCATCACGAATAGTGAACGTGCCAACCAGCTGATCGCTACCGCAGACAGCGCACTTGGTCAGGTGAGCCAGCTTCTCAACGACATCCGTGGCTTGACTTCGGAAGCAGCCAATACGGGTGCGTTGAGCGAAGAGCAGATCGCTGCTAACCAGTTGCAGATCGACTCGTCGCTGGAAGCCATCGACCGTATCGCACAAATCACTTCGTTCCAAGGCAAGCGTCTACTGGACGGTAACCTCGACTTCATCACCAACGGTGTGGATACCAAGTCGATCGAAGGCCTCCGAGTCGACCAGGCCAACTTCGGTTCGTTTAGCGAAATCGGCGTCTCGGTCAACGTCGTTAAGCAAGCAACTCGTGGTCAGCTCAACTACAACTTCGGTGCCATCGCCGAAGATCTCGTGCTGCAAATCGGCGGCGGCAACGGTACCGAAGCATTCAACTTTGCTAAGGGTTCGACCATCGAAGAAGTTGCTTCAGCCGTCAACTTGGTCTCGGACGCTACCGGCGTGGAAGCCATCGTCGAAACGGCTGCCACCAAGGGCACCCTGGTTGCGTCGAGCTACGGCGAAAACAACGACGTCTTGATCACTGCTAACGAAGCCGGTTTCGATCCTGGTGACGTCCGCATTAAGTACACCAAGGGCACCACGAGCACGACCAGCGCGACTTACACTGCTCCGGTTGGTGAAGATCCCGCTCAGATCGAAGTCTCACTCGGCGTTCGCGATTACGAAGCCGCTACGGTTACCGTGGACGATGCCGGTACGGACAACGACTTTACCATCACGGCCAACATCAAGGGCGCGGACTTCAATGGCGTTCAGGTTGTCTTCGCTAATGACGGTGCCGCCGGTGCTGAAACCGTTGACTTCGATGCCGACGCCGGCACGCTAACGATCCACAAGGCTGCGACGTCGACTGCCGCACAGCTTGTTACGGCAATTAACAATACCGCTGTCAACGATCAAGTCGCCGAGTTATTCACGGCAGCTCTGGTCGAAACGACCGGTGGTACGGGTGCTGGTGCAGTTGCCTCCGCAGGTGCTGCTGGCACGTTCGCCGGCGGTGTTGATGGCGGCGACGTAATCGCCACGGCCAACGACGTTGTCACGGCGATCAACGCCGCTACCGGCAACGACAAAGTCACTGCTTCGCTTGAAGCAGGCAACAACGGCTACGGTATCGTCTCGGAGTTCACCGACGTTGCTTACAGCGGTGTTGCTGAACAGAACAACCGCCTGCAGTTCCTGGCTCCTGAGTCTAATCCGAACATTCGGTTTGTTTCAAACCCAGGCACGGAACTCAGCATCGACACGACGACCGATCCTCGTGTGGAAGGACTATCGTCCGCTACGCTGCAGAGCGATGATGCGAACGCAACGTTCACTGTCTCCGCAAAGCTGAAAGGCAGCGAGTACGACGACTATACGATTTCGTTTGTCGACGATACCGACCTGGCCGGTAATGGCGACGAATACGTTATTCTCGACAAAGAAAACAAGACGCTGAAAATCTATGTCAACGATGCTACGTCGACGGCCCAAGATGCTGTTGACGCGATCAACAACGACACGTACGTCAGCGACTACTTCGGAGCCGACAACTTTGGTTCCAGTGACGGTTCCGGCGTCATCACCATCGCCAATTACCCATCGTCGGTTGACACTGCGGGTGGCGTTGTTTCGGAAGGCACGCTGATCATCAACCTGGCTACCGACGAGAACGGCATTATCACCACGACCGCGAACGACCTGATCGCGTTCTTTGATGATCCAAGCCAGTTCATCAGCGACGTCACCGAAGCATCGGACGCCGCCTCCTACCTGGCAGACCGTGGCATTAGCGTCACCAATTCCGGTGGCAGCGACGGCTCCGGTGTGTTGGCCGTCACCTCGGACGATATCACCTTTGCTACGAGCGGAACCGACCTTGAAGACGCTCAGGCATCCGGTACGACGTTCGCAGTGAATGGCGTGAATGCCCAACTGACGCTCACCGCCATCAACAGCGGTGAAGACTATGACGATGTCACGATTCAGTTCGTTGCTGATGGATCGGTTACGGCCGGTACTGATGAACGTGCTGAATATGATGAGGCTTCCAAGACGCTGACCTTCTACATTCAAGAAGGTGTCACGACTGCAGCCGATATCGAAGACATTTTCACCTCTAGCGATCCTAACTACGATGCTGATGTCGCTGCCTTGTTTACGGCCACCGCAGGTGGTACAGGTGCTGGCGTCGTCACGACCGACGATACAGGTACGCTGACCGGTGGTGTTGTCGATGGTGGCAGCGTCCAAGGTGCTGCATTGCAGGGCAACTCGGATCTGGAAAACACCGGTTTGACTTTCCAGGCAACTCGATACGGTTCGGACAGCTTCGTGAGCGTGAAAGCTCTGAGCGGAACGTTCCACTTGACGAACGGTAGCGGTGTCGCTGCCGATCGTTCGGAAGGTACCGACGTCGACGTCCGCATCAATGGTATCCAAGCCGTGGGTGACGGTCTGAAGGCTTCGATCAATACCTCGTCGCTCGACTTGAGCTTCTCGTTGAGTGCGACCGTCAGCGACAGCTCGAAGCTAAGCTTCCAGATCTCGGGCGGTGGTGCCTTGTTCCAACTGGGTCCAGACGTGGTTAGCAATCAGCAAGCCCGCCTCGGTATTCAGAGCGTCAGCACCGCAACCCTGGGTGGTGTCAGCGGTCGCCTGTTCGAGCTGCGTTCCGGTGGTTCCAAGAGCCTGACCTCCGACGTCGGTGGTGCTGCCAAGATCGTTGACGAAACGATCACGGTCGTCACCCAGCTTCGAGGTCGCCTGGGTGCGTTCCAGAAAACGACTCTGGAATCGAACATCTACACCTTGAATGACACGCTGGCCAACCTGACCGAAGCTGAAAGCTCGATTCGCGACGCGGACTTCGCCGCTGAATCGGCTAAGCTGACCCGGTCGCAGATTCTGGTCCAGTCGGGTACCTCGGTGTTGGGTATCGCCAACCAGAACCCACAAAACGTCCTGAGTCTGCTCCGTTAAGAAGCAATTCAGTTCCAATAAAAGGAAAACGCCCGACCTTGTGGTCGGGCGTTTTTCATTGGTAGTCAGATCGATCAAAACTACCTAATCGGAAAATTCCTCCAGCCTATGGCCAAGGATGGTCGATAAGGGAGATAAGCGCGGGTTTGATTTCTGCGGAACTATTGCGTGAGCGAAAGCTCACCCATGCGACACGAAGATAATGGCAGGCATTCAAGCCAATACAGGTCTCATCACTGGCATTCCGATCACGGAAACGGTCAAGCAGTTGATTGCGCTCGAAGCTCAGCCTCGCGATTTGCTGGTCAGCCGCACCGAGTCCATCAATAAAGAAGCGGCGGCCATTGCCGAGCTGACAGCCAGTGTCTTGAGCTTTCAGTTCACTGCGAAGAAATTCGAGAAAAGCACGCTCTTCAACACATCGAAAGCCACAAGTAGCAACACTTCGTTTCTGTCTGCCACAGTTACCGGAACACCCAAGACCGGCAACTACCAATTCACACCGATCCGGACGGCCCAGTCGCAGCAGCTACTTAGTTCTGGCGTCGCCTCCCTTACGCAGCCACTGTCTGCAGGCAAGATCCAGATCAGTCACGGCCCCAAGCTCGATGACGGGATTTCCCTCGACCAACTTAACGGGGGACAAGGAGTTCAGCGAGGTAAGCTTCGCATCACTGACCGCAGCGGAAGTAGCGCCGCCGTCGATTTAAGCTATGCCCAGACCATTGACGATGTGCTGGATGCGATCAACAACAATGATGACATTCAGGTTACGGCAACCGTCGATGGCGATCGTATCAAGCTAACCGACAACTCGGGATCAACCAGCTCGAACCTCATTGTTCAGGCCGTCGGAAGTAGTAGCACAGCCGCTGACCTAGGTCTGGACGGCATCAACTCCGCGTCGAACACCGTCACGGGCGCCGATCTGCTGAGCCTGCATGCCAACACTCTGCTATCTTCGCTTAACGATGGAAACGGAATTAGCGTAAACCGTGGTGCGGCTGATCTGTCCGTTTCGTTGCGTGACGGTACCACGCTAGAGATCGATCTTGGCAAGTCGGCTGCCCCGGAGGACTTCGCCACGGCCACAACCAAGTCAGGGGATGCCCGGCTCAGCTTCACCTCAGTACAAAATGGCAGTGATTACGACGCCGTTCAAATCATCTTTCAAGATAATGGTTCGATTACCAAGGGGAACGAAACGGTCGTTTTCGATAGCAACGCCAAGACGCTGACGTTCCAGATTGACGCAGGCAAAACCACAGCCGCAGATATCATCACGGCGCTCGAAAATGATGCGACTGCCAGCCAATACTTCACGGCTGAAACCGTGAACAACGGCCTCGGAAACGGAATCATCGATCCCAACAAAGACTCCGTTGCCACTGCCGCCACAACCGGAACAGCTGCCGCCACGACAACATCCGTCGACCCGAATGCCGCGATTACCCTGACCGCCAATGGTACCGGCGGGACTTACGATGATGTAACGATCGTTTTCGTCGATGATGCAGGCGTGACCGCCGGCTCAGAAACGATTACGTACGATGAATCCGATCCAGACAACAAGACGCTTACTATTCGGATCGATGCTGGAAACTCGACCGGCACGAACGTCATCGATGCCATCAACAACGATCCCACGGCAAGCGCGCTGTTCACGGCCTCCAATGGAACCGGCAGTGACGGTAGCGGCCTGGTCGATGTTACCGACACGGCCGTAACAGCCGGAGGTGTCCTGCTATCCTCGGCAACTACCCCAGACGACGCTGCCAATGGCCAAGTCAACTTCACTGCCAAGGTGAAGGGGGCCGACTACGATGGCTATCAAATCGCCTATGTCGCCGATGGCGCGGTAACGCAAGGCAATGAAGCCGTCGAATTTGACGCGGATGCAAAGACCATCACCGTTCGCATCGCGCAAGGCGAAACGACGGCCGATGACGTTGTTACGGCACTCAACGGCAATACGGCCTTTGCCGCGACTTTCACCGCTTCCAAACCCACCAGCGCTACGGGCGACCGGATTGTTGACGCTTCGATCGAAGCGACGACCGACAAAGGGGAAGCCAGCGATGCTTCCGAGCCACAGACTCTGGGCGAACTAATTGATACTATCAATGGAATCGATCCCACTAAACTGCGAGCGCAGATCAGTGATGACGGCGACAGCATCGAACTCATCGACCTGTCGACCGACAGCGGGGGGACATTCGCCGTCAGCAGTATCAACAACAGTTCGACTGCCGAGGATCTCGGGCTTACTGGCACGGCATCAGGCGGTACGCTTACCAGTCACAGGCTTCAATCAGGCCTGAAAACGACGCTACTAACCTCTCTCAATGGTGGCCAGGGATTGGGCACGCTCGGCACCATCGCACTGACCGATAGGTCGGGCAGCTCAGCCAATGTCGACTTGTCCTCAGCTGAGACGATTGAAGATGTAATCGAATTGATCAACGCATCTGGACTGGCCATTAACGCTAAGGTTAATGCGTCAGGCACAGGCATCTCGCTAACCGAAACAAGTGGCTCGTTCACCAGCAACTTCATTGTGGCGAACGCGGACGGAACCAACAGTGCGGAACTGCTCAACATCGAGCATGACTCGACCAGCTTGACCGTCAACTCAGGCAATCTTGGTCGCCAGTTCGTTAACGAGAATACCAGGCTTGATGACCTCAAAGGGGGTGCCGGTATCGAGCGAGGCAAGTTCCTAATCAAAAACAGTGAAGGAAATACGCGGCTATTCGATCTGACTGACGCCTCATTCGAAACGGTTGGCGACCTGATCGACACGATCAACGCTCAGCTGACACTGAACGTAGAAGCCCGAATCAATGATCGTGGCGATGGCATCGTTCTGATCGACAAGTCGTCAGGCTCTGGCAAGCTTACCGTAACCGAAGGCAGTTCGATCAATACGGCAGCCAGCCTTGGTCTTCTTGGCACTGGAGTAGAGAAAGAAGTCGACGGCGTCAACCGTACTGTGATTGAAGGCTCGGAAGTCACGACTATCGATATTGAAGCAGGGGAAACTCTGCAAGACGTCATCGACAAGATCAACGATGCAGATATCGGCCTATCGGCCAGTTCACTCAATACGGGGTCCGGTACGAACCCTGTACGCTTGTCGCTGACCAGCACAATTTCTGGAAGCAAAGGAAGAGTCGTTATCGACTCTAGCCAATCGCAGTTTCGATTTGATGAAATCGTTGAAGCCCAGGACGCTTTGTTGCTGTTTGGCTCTTCCAGCAATGCAGCCGCAGGCATCCTGACGTCGTCAAGCTCCAACAAATTCAACGAAGTATTGGAAGGCGTATCGTTAACCGTCAATGCGGCGTCCGAATCTGCCATCAACGTGAATGTTCAGGTCTCAGACGAACCCCTGTTAAAGGCTGCGCAGGAGTTCGTCGATCAATACAACGCATTGCGTGACAAACTCGATTCACACACCTTCTTCAACGAATCGGACAACACGACGGGCATCCTCTTTGGGTCGAACGAGGCATTGCGCATTGACACCGAACTTGGCAACCTGATCACTTCACGTCTGGCTGGAAACGGCAAATTCCAGTCGCTCGAACAGCTTGGTTTCGAGTTCAATGATACCGGCAAGCTGAGCCTGAACTCGACCAAACTCAAAGCAGCGTTCGAGCAAGACTCGGAAGCCGTGGAAACTTTTTTCACACGAGAGACCACAGGCTTCGCGCTCAAGGTCTTTAATCTGACCGAACAATTCGCCGGCAGAAACAATTCGCTGCTTGTCAGTAGAGCACAGACGCTTCAATCCCGCACTGACCTCAATACAGATCGCATCAAGGCGATGACCGAGCGACTAGAACGCAAGTCCGAGAGCCTTCTCAAAGAGTTTTACAATCTGGAACTGACCATCGGAAAGTTGCAGAATAACCAAACGGCATTGAGCCAAATTCAGTATATCAAGCCAGATGGTACTACTGGGTAATTACCGCGTTGCTCAGTGTTTCCCCGCAAGACATTTGGAGTACCGGTCGATATTACCGATAGACCCAACTCTTCGATCCTCGACTGACCCAAGTTGATATTCATGAGCTTTGCTAGCGATTCGACGGAAAACTACCTGGAAACCGAAGTCCTCACAGCGACTCCGCAAAAGCTTCAGTTGATGATGATCAACGGAGCGATTCGCTTTGCGTACCAGGCCCAACAACTGAGCGAACAGCAAGAAAAGGAAGAAGCCTGGGAACGCCTGATGCGTTGTCGAGAGATCGTCGCGCAGATTCTTTGCAGTATCAAAAACGATGGCAGCGAATTGATGCAGAACGTTGCTGGGATCTACTTCTTTCTGTTCCAGGAACTCACCGACCTGCATGCCAAAGACGAGTACCACCGCTTGGAAGGCGTCTTGAACGTTCTCAACGAAGAACGTGAAACCTGGGAAGAACTCTGCCGGCAGATGCCTGAAGCCCCGGAACGTCCCAGTGACAGCCAGCGGGAAATTACTTCTTCGGATGCCGAAGAGATGATGGAAACGCTCGACGAAAGTGCTAATTCTGAGAACTTCGAGCAGCGCCCGCTTGGTTCGTACGGCTATGGAAGCAATGAGGACTACTACCCCAACTCCGGTGGTGGAATATCATTTGACGCTTAATCGCGGCGGAGACCTCAACTTACGCCCCAAAAGGCGTGTTATCCGGCCAGAATCATGTCGGTTCCCTGGTTGATGAAAAACACCAATCCACGCAACAATGGATGGTTTGATTTTCACTGCTTCACCCCAACCAGGGACTTAGTATCTTGGCCGAGAAAAAACTGATTCGCGTAGGGCATAGCCCTGACCCGGACGATGCCTTCATGTTCTACGCATTGGCCTGCGACAAGATCGATACCGGCAACTACCGGTTCGAGCACGAGTTGGTCGATATCGAAACGCTCAATCGTCGCGCCTTTTCCGGCGAGTTGGAATTAACCGCGATCAGTATTCATGCGTACGCGCATTTGCACGACAAGTATGCCATCTGTTCGTGTGGAGCGAGCATGGGGGACAACTACGGCCCCATGGTCATCGCCAAGCAGAAGTTCACTCAAGACGAGCTCAAGACCAAGACGATTGCCGTCCCAGGCACACTTACGTCCGCATTTCTCGGATTGCGTATGTACCTTGGCCAGGAATTTGACCACGTCGTCGTTCCGTTCGACGAAATCATCGAAGTCACTGCTGCTGGTGAGTATCAAGGCAAACAGGTTGATGCCGGCCTGATCATTCACGAAGGCCAATTGACCTACCAACGCCAAGACTTACAGTTGATCGTCGACCTGGGAGTCTGGTGGTACGACCGGACCGATGGATTGCCGCTTCCTTTGGGTGCCAACGGCATACGTAAGGACCTGGGGGATGAAACCATTCGGGAAGTAACCCGACTGCTGAAAGAGAGCATTGTCTACGGTTTGGAAAACCGTCAACCCGCACTGGACTATGCATTGCAGTTCGGCCGAGGACTCGACAACCAACTCGCTGACAAATTCGTCGGGATGTACGTCAATGACTGGACCATTGACTTCGGCGAGCGCGGCCGTGAGTCGGTTACTCGCTTCTTGAAGGAAGGCTACGAACTCGGGGCGATCCCCGAATTGATTACGCCGGAATTCGTTGACGGTTAGTCGGTCAAATTCTTTGCGGAAATCCTTTCCAAATTGATGGTGATCGGTACTCCAATTGCGTGGTAATATTGGAGTACCGAGATTCACTGAATTGAAAGGAAAGTCCCCGCAGCATGACAACTTGGCAA
This genomic interval carries:
- a CDS encoding flagellin N-terminal helical domain-containing protein, which codes for MTRIIPVPTGRTSDYLLSQRLTNQMSADQLDLLRLQTQLGTGRRVLSLSDDAPAAIRGVTLQSLLEQKTQIQTNLITSQSYLSATDVALANVQTTLNDVKGLAVRLADTTFSDTELAAAGEQVERAIQQLMDLANQQFRGRHLFAGSNTTTKPFQTLENGLIQYLGNTTGLQSFADIDLLFDTTVNGHEAFGAISQQVKGIGDLNPIVTGSTKLSDLRAGKGIQKGSFQISDGLSPPVTIDISKANTLNDVVRLIESNPPAGRKVTARISDTGLIVDIDDAGGGNLTIRELGGSRVAAQLGILKTEGNLTNPIVGADLNPKVTLTTKISNLLGTKSSAIIQYPGSNNDILIEANANGESLNGTKIQLVDDNLLKAGTGITRGNEIVTKGSDLLRPQATLNLDGADNDLLLTANSTDGSLDGVQIIIDASNDIGDSAVIGPTTLVDGVPTITVLVDDSDETSLQTLMNAFATDGRFAVGKANTGEGFNPAAAVTAVNDGLSSTATVTTQAVKARASLPLVGGGNDLTLIANQAGELFNNVEIVIDASNNLGDAATASYSDNGTTRRLTIQIDDDNETTVQSIINAIAAEGTFSVTSDNGNGESFNLAASVNVASAGTIGNTGNTGGDTDAYYVQVASGTTTADDLIRALNNSATFSADFTASIDPKDTTAEFLTASGTVSTSVIGETSGGSGTTFDSESGIQIQNGSVITTLDFSEVETVEDLLNVFNGSGAGLVADINANGNGINVRSSVSGGDFSIGENGGQTATQLGLRSFTTETRLSELNFGRGVTGTDGTDLTITRNDGVELELDLSTAKTIGDVLNLINNHPNNLDGNNAVVARLSEFGNGIELIDDNPPGFGRLMVSQGVLSHAGVDLGLIPPGQTEATVSDSPDASPATAIVQFAEPDNVNNAIKLTAQNPGISYNDIQIEFVNNAASGNQALVSFDQATQKLTIDVDPALTSANTVIAAIQAEGTFSAELYAAEDATNAGTGLITQTGVLATTNGGTPVADSAAATADISFASPNHLNTAFSLVAKYPGTRMNDVQIVFEDSLSGGVPSAVFNSATKTLTIQIEAGVTTTNQVIAAIDQQGDFDAKLSFANDPTNSGSGIINATGTVGTTAGGSPEVLQGRNVNPQETKGIFNSLLRLKDAIASKNVQEVSRIAGLLEEDIERLSFTRGALGARDQHVDVLKARGEDEILELKTNLSLEIDVDIVQAISEMTAKQASFQASLQMTGQLYQLTLLDFI
- the fliW gene encoding flagellar assembly protein FliW, translated to MEFKTTRFGQLDIRQDEIITFPNGMIGFDNHTKWAILADESNESVGWLQSLEDPGLAFAVVSPRRFIPSYKVRISPEQASSLQIGAGMETFVLVVVSREDSLVTVNLRAPLLVNLSLQVGRQVITTDEQPLRHVIATETIPLRRSA
- the csrA gene encoding carbon storage regulator CsrA — protein: MLVLSRHRDESIMIGDNIVITIVDIRGDKVRLGIAAPQDIPVHRQEVYEAIKRENMQASGMQPEDTAMMKKGRK
- a CDS encoding flagellin translates to MTRINTNVSSLIAQNTLSRSNNDLQTALGRLSTGLRINRGKDDPAGLIASEGLRSDIISVEKAITNSERANQLIATADSALGQVSQLLNDIRGLTSEAANTGALSEEQIAANQLQIDSSLEAIDRIAQITSFQGKRLLDGNLDFITNGVDTKSIEGLRVDQANFGSFSEIGVSVNVVKQATRGQLNYNFGAIAEDLVLQIGGGNGTEAFNFAKGSTIEEVASAVNLVSDATGVEAIVETAATKGTLVASSYGENNDVLITANEAGFDPGDVRIKYTKGTTSTTSATYTAPVGEDPAQIEVSLGVRDYEAATVTVDDAGTDNDFTITANIKGADFNGVQVVFANDGAAGAETVDFDADAGTLTIHKAATSTAAQLVTAINNTAVNDQVAELFTAALVETTGGTGAGAVASAGAAGTFAGGVDGGDVIATANDVVTAINAATGNDKVTASLEAGNNGYGIVSEFTDVAYSGVAEQNNRLQFLAPESNPNIRFVSNPGTELSIDTTTDPRVEGLSSATLQSDDANATFTVSAKLKGSEYDDYTISFVDDTDLAGNGDEYVILDKENKTLKIYVNDATSTAQDAVDAINNDTYVSDYFGADNFGSSDGSGVITIANYPSSVDTAGGVVSEGTLIINLATDENGIITTTANDLIAFFDDPSQFISDVTEASDAASYLADRGISVTNSGGSDGSGVLAVTSDDITFATSGTDLEDAQASGTTFAVNGVNAQLTLTAINSGEDYDDVTIQFVADGSVTAGTDERAEYDEASKTLTFYIQEGVTTAADIEDIFTSSDPNYDADVAALFTATAGGTGAGVVTTDDTGTLTGGVVDGGSVQGAALQGNSDLENTGLTFQATRYGSDSFVSVKALSGTFHLTNGSGVAADRSEGTDVDVRINGIQAVGDGLKASINTSSLDLSFSLSATVSDSSKLSFQISGGGALFQLGPDVVSNQQARLGIQSVSTATLGGVSGRLFELRSGGSKSLTSDVGGAAKIVDETITVVTQLRGRLGAFQKTTLESNIYTLNDTLANLTEAESSIRDADFAAESAKLTRSQILVQSGTSVLGIANQNPQNVLSLLR